Genomic DNA from Eleutherodactylus coqui strain aEleCoq1 chromosome 8, aEleCoq1.hap1, whole genome shotgun sequence:
ttatactgaatctttgcaACAAATCTATATATCACTCctctcagctccttctgctctataacatgctacaTGCAAAATGGACTGCATGTCCAATGTAACAGTTTTTAACTGATGGATAATGTCTTAACATCAGTGCCTAACTTACTTCATTCTGCAGCAATCATGAATTCACATTTACTTCTTGCCTTATTGTGTTACCCATTTCCATGAATATCCCAAATATTATATGAAATCAGCAAAGAACACTTTGAAGCTGAATCCAACCTTTAATATCTGTTTATGAAATATTTTAGATCAAGTATTGaattctgattaaaaaaaaacaaaccaggcCACACTCATAGCAGTTTGTAATCATTTTATTATATCAGGAACATATGTGGAACCTTTAAAAAAGTTCCAATACACGTCGGAAAGAGCCCACCTTGGCAGTTGAGGAGCCCCAGTCAGTGAACCTCTTATACTCGCCGGGTCTCAGCAAATACTGCTTTCCTCTGTAGTTAGGAAGTTCATAGAAAATCCAATGGCCTTCCAACACATTGCAGGAACGGATTTCATGTGAGCAGAAGCGATCATAAACATTTGGACAATCTTCCATAAATTCCATCATTTCTCCTTTGCAATCATCTCTTTCATAGACTCTAATTTTATGTATGCCACCTCCCAAATGCTGTGGAGATAATCAATTTAATTAATATGGTTAGTTCTGTACATCATTGGTATAAACATCACAGTTAACAATATTTTTTATTTCCATTACAGCTGGGTTAGGGCCATTTTGCAAGGGACGACTGTTGAGTGAAGATGCCCAATAGCCAACCCAGCAATGATCACTTGGTGAATCGAGACGGAGTGAATTGGGAAACATTCTGGCCCACCCgcttccatttacagtaaacaggcaatccTGCATacataaacaactgcctgtttacaagggcAAATCATTGTTTGTTTATTTATGCCTGCTTGAACCAAATgacaaatgaattatcattcgtccAGATTGTGCAggtatttacactaaacgattattgttcagattcccgcgatcaGTGAGAATCTGATTGATAATCTTTCAGAGTAAAAGAACCCTAAGGTtgggttcccacgggatggaaatcccacagaaatcttgcagtttggctgCACCAAAGagccgcaagatttctgcgggaGAGCTGCAGCTTTAGAAACCACTGTATttcgccgcgggttttggagcagttcggcTGCGGTATTCCATTACGGCTTTCTCTAACCATGGAGAGGAGTGAGACTGCaacgaaaaaaaagaatttacatgctgcggctgtcaatttctCGCCACTTCGCAGGTTCCGCCCAGCTTTGCCGCAATGAAttggccaccctgtgtggataagatttttgcaGTAAGCTAACACTGATGAATAGTGAACGTATTTTttcgtatttacactgaacaattattgcgcaaattcgttcatttgaacagattttgagtgataatcgttatgcgTAAATTGGccattactttacaatgggttttgttgtgttacgaTAAGAGCCTTTGATTGGGTTAGGATAAGATGACTTTCTGCACCATGCTATCACAATCTAACTAAAATGTGTCCCATCTGTATATTTGTGTAAAATAATTATAAATATTGATTCAGTTTCCAAAAAGTCTAATTTGTTGACATCAATACtgcaatttaaagggaacctgcttaCAGTTGTGGTTCTACTGAGTCCAGGGGtggcatttttatacttaccgagCACTTCTTTCTTGCTCTGTCAGCCTGGAAAGTTGGCACCCAGTTAGTCAGTATGACTCTATTCATTCAGTCCGGGCATGTGCACTCCACTGTTCTATATAGGAGTGCATGTGCATGGACTGAATGAAAAGAGTCATACTGACTGACCACATGTTAACTTCCCGGACTAACAGCGCAGGAGCCAGGTTAATCTTCCTGTCAAGCtgttacactgatgcctctacccagTGCCAGTGACCGCACTGACTGCCCATCAAatataaaatacaatttaaactcatcgcactcatccataaagctcttcaCAGTGCTGcacccccctatatctcctccatcATCTCTATCTGCCACCCTACTTGTACTCTTTGCTCTGCTTATGACCTTAGACTAAATTCctctctaagggcttagtcacatggccacatccgggcgccgatgcgcccgtcttcctccATGAAGAAGACAGCTGTGCTGCAGGTGTGGAcatctctccgcagcgccggaagaaagaacacatgactggcaatgaagctggccatgtgttctttccccacacctgcagtgcggccgtcttatcctgcaggaatacG
This window encodes:
- the LOC136577533 gene encoding gamma-crystallin M1-1; protein product: MGKIIFYEDRNFQGRSFECSNDNPDLQPHFNACNSVRVENGCWMLYERPNYMGHQYFLKRGEYPDYQQWQGLNDSIRSCRLISEVSGIHKIRVYERDDCKGEMMEFMEDCPNVYDRFCSHEIRSCNVLEGHWIFYELPNYRGKQYLLRPGEYKRFTDWGSSTAKVGSFRRVLELF